One genomic segment of Paenibacillus sp. FSL H8-0332 includes these proteins:
- the ung gene encoding uracil-DNA glycosylase, with protein sequence MFGNDWDEVLQEETQKPYFEELRYALAREYKQYTVYPPKDKLFSALKLTPYSKTRVVILGQDPYHGAGQAHGLSFSVEPGVRIPPSLRNIYAELHSDLGVEVPGHGSLLHWAEEGVLMLNAVLTVREGQPNSHKGLGWETFTDAIMEKLNERTEPMVFILWGSHAQLKGAVVDRSRHKVIQSPHPSPFSAHRGFLGSRPFSQANQYLEQHGLKGIDWSIPKV encoded by the coding sequence ATGTTCGGCAACGATTGGGATGAAGTGCTGCAGGAAGAGACGCAGAAGCCTTACTTTGAGGAATTGCGCTATGCCCTGGCACGCGAGTACAAGCAGTATACAGTCTATCCCCCGAAGGACAAGCTGTTCTCGGCGCTGAAGCTGACGCCTTACAGCAAGACCCGGGTAGTCATTCTCGGACAGGACCCGTATCACGGTGCAGGACAGGCCCATGGCCTTAGCTTCTCGGTTGAGCCGGGTGTACGGATTCCGCCGTCACTGCGCAATATCTATGCTGAGCTGCATAGTGATCTCGGTGTTGAGGTGCCGGGCCACGGATCGCTTCTGCACTGGGCGGAAGAAGGCGTGCTGATGCTGAATGCTGTGCTGACAGTACGCGAGGGCCAGCCGAATTCGCATAAGGGTCTGGGCTGGGAGACCTTCACGGATGCCATCATGGAGAAACTGAATGAGCGGACAGAACCGATGGTCTTCATCCTGTGGGGCAGCCATGCCCAGCTGAAGGGCGCGGTAGTGGACCGCAGCAGACATAAGGTGATCCAGTCCCCGCACCCGAGCCCGTTCTCTGCACACCGCGGATTTCTCGGCAGCCGCCCGTTCTCGCAGGCCAACCAGTATCTGGAGCAGCATGGGCTTAAGGGCATAGACTGGTCCATACCGAAGGTATAA
- a CDS encoding ribonuclease H family protein, which translates to MAKQKYYVVWEGKQPGVYNTWAECQAQTDHYTGAKYKSYESKAAAETAFKAGWKGNWGTGAAASGASGTSKSGKSWGRSAGVETSEEIDYDSISVDVGTRGNPGPVEYKGVDTQTGDVIFSCGPISKGTNNIGEFLAIVHALALLGHEGSRKTVYSDSVNAMKWVKQKKVATTLPRDASTEEIWQLIDRAESWLRSHTYDNKVLKWQTKSWGEIKADYGRK; encoded by the coding sequence ATGGCTAAGCAGAAATACTACGTAGTATGGGAAGGAAAGCAGCCTGGAGTCTACAATACATGGGCGGAATGCCAGGCGCAGACGGATCATTATACCGGAGCGAAATACAAGTCCTATGAGAGCAAGGCGGCTGCTGAGACAGCCTTCAAGGCAGGCTGGAAGGGGAACTGGGGCACCGGTGCGGCAGCTTCAGGGGCGTCCGGTACAAGCAAGTCAGGCAAATCCTGGGGACGGAGTGCCGGCGTGGAGACGTCTGAGGAAATCGATTATGACAGCATCTCCGTGGATGTGGGCACCCGGGGGAATCCCGGACCGGTAGAATACAAAGGCGTGGATACCCAGACCGGGGATGTGATTTTCTCCTGCGGTCCGATTAGTAAAGGGACTAATAACATCGGAGAGTTCCTGGCGATTGTGCATGCGCTGGCTCTGCTGGGCCATGAAGGCAGCCGCAAGACGGTCTATAGTGATTCTGTCAATGCAATGAAATGGGTCAAGCAGAAAAAGGTAGCTACGACCTTGCCCCGGGATGCCTCCACGGAGGAGATCTGGCAACTGATTGACCGGGCGGAGAGCTGGCTGCGGAGCCATACCTATGACAACAAGGTGCTGAAATGGCAGACGAAGTCATGGGGCGAGATCAAGGCGGACTATGGCCGCAAATAA
- a CDS encoding TetR/AcrR family transcriptional regulator: MARSKEFDIDDVLLKAMTIFWQQGYEKTSMQDLVAGMGIHKRSMYDTFGDKHTLYIKALERFASIQSSRLESRIEGITSAKAAIRLLFEATIHRSEAEPKGCMLVNTAVELSNHDPEAVDRANEAFLNTERLIEQLILHGQETGELSSRHPAPALAAYLHNALVGLRVMVKATQDTGKLQTIADTTLAVLD, encoded by the coding sequence ATGGCGCGAAGCAAAGAGTTTGACATTGATGATGTATTGCTCAAGGCAATGACGATTTTCTGGCAGCAGGGCTATGAGAAGACTTCAATGCAAGATCTTGTAGCCGGCATGGGAATTCACAAGCGCAGCATGTATGACACCTTTGGAGACAAGCATACCTTATATATAAAAGCGCTGGAGCGCTTTGCATCCATTCAAAGCTCCAGGCTGGAGAGCCGTATTGAAGGCATTACCTCGGCCAAGGCAGCCATCCGCCTTTTATTCGAAGCCACCATCCATAGAAGTGAAGCGGAGCCGAAGGGCTGTATGCTGGTGAATACGGCAGTTGAGCTGTCTAATCATGATCCGGAAGCTGTTGACCGGGCTAATGAGGCTTTTCTGAATACCGAGAGATTAATTGAACAGCTGATCCTGCATGGACAGGAGACCGGAGAACTATCCTCCCGGCATCCGGCTCCGGCGCTGGCTGCGTATCTGCATAATGCCCTGGTTGGACTGCGGGTTATGGTCAAGGCAACGCAGGATACAGGCAAGCTCCAGACCATTGCCGATACTACGCTTGCTGTGCTGGACTGA
- a CDS encoding metallophosphoesterase encodes MKFIRKNAILPLLLLMLSSCSGQDAAEPEPQYRIQSGHDLSILTTSDTHYLAQELRDLGPAFQQFLAAGDGKQLGYSKEMMEALGYDIGIRKPDVVIISGDLSNNGEEASHKELAGHLKRIEQDTGTRIYVIPGNHDIQNPWARSFRDKRQYATDSVSATAFRKIYGGFGYDEALLRDEDSLSYLAAPSEELWLLMLDTAQYGDNKKLGHPQLEGRVSDRTLEWIAACGAKAAAAGAQLVTVMHHSLLNHSEFIQEGFTVEDHAKVTDALMKTGVRTVLSGHIHIQDISEYSHDGQRIYDIASSALSVFPHQYGLLTYSSARQSLDYSTARLGMDQWAAATGNTDPNLLGFRAYSEANFRKRSATRSYSRLAEDPAYARYTEAELKQMADVVGRLNENYFAGSASTGNAAVTATEGYRLWQDAPASGTRSYVLEMASQQPKNNHELHVQLPQR; translated from the coding sequence ATGAAGTTCATCCGTAAGAATGCTATCCTTCCTCTTCTGCTCTTGATGCTCTCCTCCTGTAGCGGACAGGATGCAGCGGAGCCGGAGCCGCAATACCGGATTCAGTCCGGTCATGATCTGAGTATTCTGACAACGAGCGATACCCATTATTTAGCGCAGGAGCTAAGGGATCTCGGGCCTGCCTTCCAGCAGTTTCTGGCTGCCGGTGACGGTAAGCAGCTCGGCTACAGCAAGGAGATGATGGAGGCGCTGGGCTATGATATCGGAATCCGCAAGCCGGATGTGGTGATTATCAGCGGGGATCTCAGCAACAACGGTGAAGAAGCCAGCCATAAGGAGCTGGCCGGACATCTGAAGCGCATTGAGCAAGACACCGGAACCCGGATCTATGTGATTCCGGGCAATCATGATATCCAGAATCCCTGGGCCCGGAGCTTCCGCGATAAGCGCCAATACGCTACTGATTCCGTGAGCGCCACAGCATTCCGCAAAATCTATGGCGGCTTCGGTTATGATGAAGCCCTGCTCAGAGATGAGGATTCGCTCAGCTATCTGGCTGCCCCGTCGGAGGAGCTATGGCTGCTCATGCTGGATACTGCACAGTACGGGGACAATAAAAAGCTGGGCCATCCCCAGTTGGAGGGCCGGGTCAGCGACCGGACCCTGGAATGGATCGCCGCCTGCGGCGCGAAGGCCGCTGCCGCAGGCGCGCAGCTCGTGACGGTCATGCATCACAGCCTGCTGAATCACAGTGAATTCATTCAGGAGGGCTTCACTGTAGAGGATCATGCCAAGGTTACAGATGCCTTGATGAAGACCGGCGTGCGGACGGTTCTCAGCGGCCATATACACATCCAGGATATCAGTGAATATAGTCATGACGGGCAGCGCATCTATGACATCGCCAGCAGTGCCTTATCTGTTTTTCCCCATCAATATGGACTCTTAACCTATTCCTCCGCCCGTCAGTCTCTGGATTACAGCACTGCAAGATTAGGGATGGATCAGTGGGCGGCAGCCACCGGTAATACCGATCCGAACCTGCTGGGCTTCAGGGCCTACAGTGAGGCCAATTTCCGCAAGCGGTCTGCCACCCGGAGTTATTCCCGTCTGGCTGAAGACCCCGCCTACGCCCGTTATACGGAGGCTGAGCTGAAGCAAATGGCTGACGTTGTCGGAAGGCTGAACGAGAATTACTTCGCCGGCTCGGCCAGTACGGGCAATGCTGCCGTGACCGCCACAGAAGGCTACCGGCTCTGGCAGGATGCCCCGGCAAGCGGAACGAGAAGCTATGTTCTGGAGATGGCCTCGCAGCAGCCGAAAAACAATCATGAGCTGCATGTCCAGCTTCCTCAGCGGTGA
- a CDS encoding manganese catalase family protein translates to MFTRMDEIMIEIPDVEKPDPNAAAAVQELLGGKFGEMSTLNNYLYQSFNFRSKDKLKPFYDLVMSITAEELGHVELVSHAVNKCLRGSTAYKKPDSTPLADVKDARLSYHFLAGAQGAMPFDSMGNPWTGANVFNSGNLVEDLLHNFFLECGARTHKMKVYEMTDHPAARAVVGFLLVRGGVHVVAYAKALEIATGVNVTKLVPIPSLDNKAFNEARKYEEKGVHTKLYTWSDKDFSSIDQIWKGTHPEDGLPLEVIQGVPKGFPIPEAPELKEEFAPGISAEEFKEIAKRLKMAGNIHD, encoded by the coding sequence ATGTTCACACGTATGGATGAGATTATGATTGAAATCCCGGACGTCGAGAAACCAGATCCTAATGCCGCAGCAGCCGTTCAAGAGCTGCTCGGAGGCAAATTCGGTGAAATGTCAACACTCAATAACTACTTGTACCAGTCCTTCAACTTCCGCTCCAAGGACAAGCTGAAGCCCTTCTACGACCTGGTGATGAGTATTACCGCCGAGGAGCTGGGCCATGTTGAGCTGGTCTCCCACGCCGTGAATAAATGTCTAAGAGGTTCCACGGCCTATAAGAAGCCGGATTCTACGCCGCTTGCGGATGTCAAAGATGCACGGCTGTCTTATCACTTCCTGGCAGGCGCACAGGGAGCCATGCCGTTCGATTCCATGGGCAATCCATGGACCGGAGCCAATGTGTTCAACAGCGGCAACCTCGTGGAAGATCTGCTGCATAACTTCTTCCTGGAGTGCGGAGCAAGAACCCATAAAATGAAGGTCTACGAAATGACCGACCACCCTGCGGCCCGGGCGGTAGTTGGCTTCCTGCTTGTCCGTGGAGGCGTTCACGTGGTTGCTTACGCCAAGGCCCTGGAGATTGCCACAGGCGTTAATGTTACCAAGCTGGTGCCGATTCCTTCCCTGGACAACAAAGCGTTCAATGAAGCCAGAAAGTACGAGGAAAAGGGCGTTCATACGAAGCTGTATACCTGGAGCGATAAGGATTTCAGCTCCATTGACCAGATCTGGAAGGGCACTCACCCCGAGGACGGGCTTCCGCTTGAGGTCATTCAGGGCGTACCGAAAGGCTTCCCTATCCCCGAAGCCCCGGAATTGAAGGAAGAATTCGCACCGGGCATCTCAGCCGAGGAATTCAAGGAGATTGCCAAACGGCTTAAAATGGCCGGGAATATTCATGACTAG
- a CDS encoding LacI family DNA-binding transcriptional regulator, whose protein sequence is MITIKDIARVAGVSHTTVSRALNGNPLIKKATRDKIERIAAEMNYVPNYSAKSLVTKRSFIIGLFFSSIEQGTSASFLVDAIKGITHSLDENYNLTVNGIDGVQHFSNIQPQRFDGILVMSQSDEDNAFIYHVKKMGIPLVVLNRQLEDPGIMNVVANDREGVKEAIDYALQQGHRKLAIIEGKPGFKSSSERKQGFLDSLIAGRLPLNPDYFAPGDYSIESGYAAMSKLLSLEDRPTAVFCSNDDMAIGAMNACYAQKVQVPEQISLIGFDDIMFARYTNPALTTVRKPIAEISELGITMLVQLLQQPETPPQQLFVKTSLVVRDTVAGV, encoded by the coding sequence ATGATTACCATCAAAGATATTGCCCGTGTTGCCGGTGTGTCCCATACTACCGTATCCAGGGCGCTGAACGGCAACCCGCTGATCAAGAAGGCCACCCGGGATAAGATTGAACGGATCGCCGCCGAAATGAATTATGTGCCGAATTACAGTGCCAAGAGCCTGGTCACCAAGAGATCGTTCATCATCGGCCTGTTCTTCTCCAGTATTGAGCAGGGGACTTCCGCAAGCTTCCTGGTGGATGCGATCAAAGGCATTACGCATAGCCTCGATGAGAACTATAATCTGACGGTGAACGGGATCGATGGTGTGCAGCATTTCAGCAATATTCAGCCCCAGCGCTTCGACGGCATTCTAGTTATGAGCCAGAGCGATGAAGATAATGCCTTCATCTATCATGTGAAAAAGATGGGCATTCCGCTAGTGGTGCTGAACCGCCAGCTGGAGGACCCCGGCATCATGAACGTGGTGGCCAATGACCGCGAAGGCGTGAAGGAAGCGATTGATTATGCGCTGCAGCAGGGTCACCGCAAGCTGGCTATTATTGAAGGCAAGCCCGGCTTCAAGTCCTCAAGCGAACGTAAGCAGGGCTTCCTGGACAGTCTGATTGCAGGCAGGCTTCCGCTGAATCCTGATTATTTTGCCCCAGGAGATTACAGCATTGAGAGCGGATATGCGGCGATGAGCAAGCTGCTTAGCCTGGAGGACCGGCCTACGGCTGTGTTCTGCTCCAATGATGATATGGCGATTGGCGCCATGAATGCCTGCTATGCCCAGAAGGTGCAGGTGCCGGAGCAGATCTCGCTGATCGGCTTCGATGATATAATGTTCGCCCGCTATACGAATCCTGCCCTGACCACGGTCCGGAAGCCGATTGCCGAGATCAGTGAGCTGGGCATCACCATGCTGGTCCAGCTGCTTCAGCAGCCGGAGACCCCGCCGCAGCAGCTGTTCGTTAAGACTTCGCTGGTGGTAAGGGATACGGTTGCAGGAGTATAA